The Allorhodopirellula heiligendammensis genome includes a window with the following:
- a CDS encoding Hsp70 family protein, which translates to MSENPDSRDSHTPHDAAPCIGIDLGTTHSLASIFRDGKPTLLPTAHGGVLTPSVIGVLSSGEIVVGQTAKELRVTDPDACAWCFKRYMGQDRRLRLGTKEFTPHELSSLVLRSLREDASAALGMNVTDAVITVPAYFNDHARQATRLAGEMAGLNVRRMINEPTAAALVYGFHDRDDEKNIVVIDLGGGTFDVTVMEVFEGTLEIRASAGESLLGGEDFTDRIVSEVLNAENARLEIAELNDPLRVARLRSECETAKRTLATAEHASIRVPGEDGRFTENPKKFRIDRTVFARLCDPLMQRIAGPIARALRDAEMQPDEIDEVILVGGATRMDALRKFVEDYFGKPPVMRHNPDEVVALGAAIQAALIGDDAAVDDMVMTDVCPFTLGVEVAKELGGQVHSGYFSPVLHRNCTIPISKEEIYSTMSANQTSVTVKVYQGDARKVSDNVLLGELEVSPLPPGPAGSPFFIRFTYDVSGVLEVEAYASGGQKFRTILTNHVKGLSPKSIDAARRRIGEMKFYPRDDLANQQLARYAERMLGELHPSQREQLDAALDTYEAAMNRADRAEFTATREMLMICLSSLGIHPDGADQ; encoded by the coding sequence ATGTCCGAAAATCCCGACTCTCGCGACTCACACACTCCCCACGATGCCGCACCGTGCATCGGCATCGACCTCGGCACCACCCATTCATTGGCGAGCATCTTTCGCGACGGCAAGCCAACGCTGCTGCCGACAGCCCATGGAGGAGTCTTAACACCATCAGTGATCGGTGTGTTGAGCAGTGGTGAAATCGTCGTCGGACAAACGGCCAAAGAGTTACGGGTCACGGACCCCGATGCGTGTGCGTGGTGCTTCAAACGGTATATGGGTCAGGACCGCCGCTTGAGACTTGGCACAAAGGAATTCACGCCTCACGAACTGAGCAGTCTGGTACTACGATCGTTGCGGGAAGATGCATCTGCGGCGTTGGGCATGAACGTGACCGATGCGGTGATCACTGTCCCCGCCTACTTCAACGATCACGCTCGCCAAGCGACCCGACTGGCCGGTGAGATGGCTGGATTGAATGTCCGGCGGATGATCAATGAACCGACTGCGGCGGCGCTCGTGTACGGGTTTCACGACCGTGATGATGAAAAGAATATCGTCGTTATCGATCTCGGGGGTGGTACGTTTGACGTCACGGTGATGGAGGTTTTCGAAGGAACGTTGGAGATCCGCGCCAGTGCCGGCGAGAGTTTGCTGGGCGGGGAGGATTTCACTGACCGCATCGTGTCCGAAGTCCTTAACGCAGAGAATGCTCGATTGGAGATTGCGGAGCTGAACGATCCACTGCGTGTGGCTCGTCTGCGGAGTGAATGTGAAACCGCCAAAAGGACGCTCGCGACCGCAGAACATGCATCGATTCGCGTGCCTGGCGAGGACGGGCGGTTTACGGAAAACCCTAAAAAATTCCGGATCGATCGAACAGTGTTTGCCCGCTTGTGCGACCCCCTGATGCAGCGGATCGCTGGGCCGATCGCGCGGGCGCTTCGAGACGCAGAGATGCAACCCGATGAGATTGACGAGGTCATCCTGGTCGGTGGAGCAACACGCATGGATGCGCTACGAAAATTTGTCGAAGACTACTTCGGGAAACCGCCCGTGATGCGTCACAATCCCGATGAAGTCGTAGCGCTTGGAGCCGCGATCCAAGCCGCCTTGATCGGTGACGATGCCGCCGTCGATGACATGGTCATGACCGACGTATGCCCGTTCACACTGGGCGTGGAGGTTGCCAAAGAGCTTGGCGGACAAGTTCACAGCGGGTACTTTTCGCCGGTGCTGCATCGCAATTGCACCATTCCGATCTCCAAAGAGGAGATTTACAGCACGATGTCGGCGAATCAAACATCCGTAACAGTGAAGGTGTATCAGGGTGATGCGCGCAAGGTCAGTGATAACGTGTTGCTCGGTGAACTCGAGGTCAGCCCGCTGCCTCCAGGCCCCGCGGGCAGCCCCTTCTTCATCCGCTTCACCTATGACGTCAGCGGCGTGCTCGAAGTCGAAGCGTACGCATCGGGTGGGCAGAAATTTCGCACCATCCTGACAAATCATGTCAAAGGGTTGTCGCCAAAGTCGATTGATGCGGCCCGTCGACGAATTGGTGAAATGAAGTTCTATCCTCGCGACGATCTGGCCAATCAACAGCTCGCCAGGTACGCCGAGCGCATGCTCGGGGAACTGCATCCGAGCCAGCGAGAACAGCTCGATGCGGCGTTGGATACGTACGAGGCCGCGATGAATCGAGCCGATCGAGCCGAATTCACTGCGACCCGTGAGATGCTAATGATTTGCTTGTCTTCACTGGGAATTCATCCCGATGGAGCGGATCAGTGA